A region of the Callithrix jacchus isolate 240 chromosome 10, calJac240_pri, whole genome shotgun sequence genome:
TTCCTGAGAAAGATGATCCAATCAGGCTACTGGAGCTGACAACCTAGCCTCTCCCTCAGACCccatctcctttgactccagggcACCGACTCACTGACTTGTCttccagaaaaggaaatgggCCACCTACCATAATCATCTCTCAGGGCCAAAGGAGGTACAGCCCCGCCTATGGCGAGTAGATGAGATGACCAACGCCAAGAGGACTTCCAGCTCGCACTCCCTAAATCCCTGACTTTCTCATATGCATCTTATTTTGATACCATCTTGTGCCTGAGATTACATTATTTATCATCAGACCTGTCTCCAGCATAGACATGAAATGCTTGAAGACAGACTATTCCCAGTCATCTTTGTACTCTTAGAAATATACCACAGTAGTGGTGGTTATGATAGAATCTTTCTGAATAAATGATGTAaggtggaaaaaaggaaagatggatggatgcatggatgatgaaagaaaggaagaaatgatgaaTGATGGAtgattgacagatgaatgaatggatggatagatggaaaaaaggaagggaggaaaggagggagggagggaggaaaaggaaagaaggaaggaaaaggcaggaaggaaggaaaaggaaggaagggaggaaaggagggagggaggaaaaggaaggaagaaaggaaaaggtatggaggaagggagggagggagggaggaaggaaggctggCTCTGCCTGCTTGggggagagatggatggatggatggatggatggatggatggatggatggatggatgaatattCCCTGCCTAAGGGtgaatattaaaaagatcattgtCATCAGGGTTTCCCATAGTCCTGCATTCAAGTTTTTATTCATGAGACTTTTCTAAATGGATTCTCGtgccctcttttattttcttggggCCATGAACAGAAGACAGGAAAACGAAGCAGTCAGTTCTTATTCTatctttgattctttttctaCCCGCAATGCCCACCTCACCCAGATCTTCCCTGGATTTACTCACCGGATTTGATATAAGTTGAAGACAAAATTAGGCCCTAAGAAGACAATTCAAAAAGAGAGGGTTAACACTTCCAGGGAAAGCAGTCCATCACCCTTCTAAGAATGTCTGGTGCCCCCTCACCCCTGTCTGGAGGAGGAGGGTGGCTGGGCTGAGCCTCAGGATGGTGTGGGAGCATCCCAGCCTCCTTCAGGGCCCCATTAAGGGTCTTGATTATCCTGGGATGAAGGCAGTCCTAGGCTGGACCACAAAAGAACCAGATCtgggcttgaattcagacctgggcTCCACCTCATTCTAACTCCACGACTTCAGCCTCATGTCCGCATCTATAAAAGTGAAGGCTATAATAATATCTTTCTCATgtggaattttaaagaaaatcttattaGGTAAAAGTGtattggcacagagtaggtgctcaacaaatatccATGGACTCAAGTTAACTGCAGATCTGTGAAACAGTCTCTGCCCCTTGGCATTCCAGCACACCCTTCCGGCTTTACCAGAGTCCTGTGAAAAGTGCAGCCATGTCTCAGAGTTGAGAACATCACAGCAAATTCCAGGAGACTCCCAGTGAAGCCGACACCTCCACAAGCTTGGGAGAGGGTCCCAAGACCCACAGGCAGGGGAAGAGACACACAAGGAGCCAAACTGAGACCACTTGGAGCGTGGCCTGTCTAGCCCATTGCTCTCTTATCTAGCCCACAGAGGCCCCTGGCATGGCCTTCTATGGGctctgagggaggaggaagcTGGCTACTTACTGGGGTGGGAGGAGCCCCCATTCCCTCGATAAAGGCACCATTGCCTCACCTCACCACCTCAACTGCTCAGCCATCCACTCAAGTCTTCAACCACTGCAACCATCACAGGAAATACTTTCGCATCCCACCATGCTGAGGAGTTTGCAGCCATTCCAGGCATTGCCAACTGCTACGAAGAAGAGCTGGGGCAACAGGGCCCAGTGCACACTCACCCTCCCAGCAGTATCCACGCTGGTACCACTTGACCAAGCTGTAGCCGAGGATGGACACGAGCAGCAGCGACAGCCCCACGCCAAGGATCAGGCCCAAGGTGTTGATGGAGTCCTCACCTGCAGAGACACGCAGCTGTGCACCCTCCCACAGCCCCCTGCACCAACCCACCTGTACCATGTTCCAAagttcctcccctcccttcccactgCCCACCAACATGACTGTCCCCTGGGAGCCTTGCTCTGAGCCAGATGATTCAGCTCAGCTATACTAAGGTGAAAATGTCTGATACCTGAATTTTTAGAGTGAGCCTATCTGGTATTTGGAGATTCTTAATCCAAAGGAACAGTCCTCTGATAATAGAGACTGTTTGAAGTCTTTCTGAAGTCACAGGCATTCTACCTGGAAAAGGCTCTGCCTATCTGGGGGAGAACCTGGGAAGTCCAGCCTCAGCATGAGCAGGAGCGACCACCTGGAGGGCCCAAGAACACAGACCCAGGAGCCTCGGGCCACCCCCTTTGCAAAACC
Encoded here:
- the SMIM35 gene encoding small integral membrane protein 35; the encoded protein is MTGEDSINTLGLILGVGLSLLLVSILGYSLVKWYQRGYCWEGPNFVFNLYQIRNLKGLEMGPPFTISGHISSPDGGYMKFSNRLV